The following proteins are encoded in a genomic region of Liolophura sinensis isolate JHLJ2023 chromosome 5, CUHK_Ljap_v2, whole genome shotgun sequence:
- the LOC135465425 gene encoding putative ankyrin repeat protein RF_0381: protein MAILLIRYGADVNFSRSNSSASKETPLMRAVQLNHKEMCEALIDAGCHVNAKTPDDVTALHYAVASRRYDICHFLLEKGAEVHTETNHGITALAIAVDHQNPTMVRTLASFGYDLDATYRWGETPLEHAMRIHSEKCAISMVHLGCGLKRTVGQSSYFFHAMSEGMIRLAKLMLEVRPMFSQDEWIRTEQWPLALYHKPEVCQWLAKKAKTPPRLKALCRGKVLRYLGLRPHQKIETLSLPFWIKRYLELKRQVTPSFYGKPSLDKPDCPYQCPVLCTQEMCPPLDISSDESGVG, encoded by the exons AGACGTGAACTTTTCACGAAGTAATTCCTCAGCTTCAAAGGAGACTCCCCTTATGAG AGCTGTTCAGCTGAATCACAAAGAAATGTGCGAGGCACTTATCGATGCGGGTTGCCATGTCAACGCCAAGACGCCAGATGACGTCACGGCGCTCCATTATGCTGTTGCCAGCAGACGTTACGATATTTGCCACTTTTTACTGGAGAAAGGTGCCGAAGTCCACACCGAAACTAACCACGGTATTACAGCACTGGCAATTGCTGTTGACCACCAGAATCCAACCATGGTGAGAACTTTGGCGAGCTTTGGTTACGATTTGGACGCTACGTACAGGTGGGGTGAGACGCCGTTAGAGCACGCTATGCGCATTCACAGCGAAAAGTGTGCCATTTCGATGGTACACTTGGGATGTGGGTTGAAAAGGACGGTAGGGCAGTCGTCATATTTCTTTCACGCTATGTCGGAAGGCATGATCAGACTCGCTAAGCTCATGCTTGAGGTTCGACCAATGTTTTCACAAGATGAGTGGATTCGAACGGAGCAGTGGCCGCTGGCTTTATACCACAAACCGGAAGTCTGCCAATGGTTAGCGAAAAAGGCCAAGACACCACCGCGTCTCAAAGCTTTGTGTAGGGGAAAGGTTTTGCGATATTTGGGACTAAGGCCACATCAGAAAATTGAAACTTTAAGCTTACCTTTTTGGATAAAACGTTATTTAGAATTAAAACGCCAAGTTACACCATCGTTTTACGGAAAGCCTTCGTTAGACAAGCCTGACTGTCCGTACCAATGTCCTGTGTTGTGTACACAAGAAATGTGTCCACCACTAGATATATCATCTGATGAGTCCGGAGTTGGATGA